The Geomonas ferrireducens genome includes a window with the following:
- a CDS encoding GNAT family N-acetyltransferase gives MRIATEHDLEAIVAIYNSTVPTRQSTADTAEVSVASKMEWFRRHEPHKRPLLVCERDGQIVAWVSFQSFYGRPAYDHTAEISIYISPEQRGKGLGRQVLAEALEMTQGLQIKTVVGFIFSHNEPSIRLFKSFGFEEWGKLPNIAEMDGKEYSLSILGKRVNL, from the coding sequence ATGAGAATCGCAACAGAGCATGACCTTGAAGCAATCGTAGCCATCTATAACTCAACGGTACCGACGCGACAATCCACTGCCGACACCGCAGAGGTTAGTGTCGCATCCAAAATGGAATGGTTTCGGCGGCATGAGCCTCACAAGCGTCCCTTGTTGGTCTGTGAAAGAGACGGCCAAATAGTTGCGTGGGTGAGTTTTCAGTCCTTCTACGGCCGCCCAGCGTATGACCACACTGCCGAGATAAGTATCTATATTTCGCCTGAACAAAGAGGCAAAGGGCTCGGGCGTCAGGTGCTCGCAGAGGCATTGGAGATGACGCAGGGACTTCAGATCAAGACCGTTGTCGGGTTCATATTTTCACACAACGAACCCAGCATCCGCTTGTTCAAGTCATTCGGCTTTGAGGAGTGGGGTAAACTGCCAAATATCGCGGAAATGGACGGGAAGGAATACAGCCTGTCTATTTTGGGTAAACGAGTGAATCTATAA
- a CDS encoding WbuC family cupin fold metalloprotein: MKTISIDDLSSLSSQAEQSPRKRMNRNLHSELSDPIQRLAIAMEPDTYIRPHRHLKTWEILTPLRGRFVVLTFDDDGVVIDRAVLGEGASVVEIPAATWHAVLSLDTGGVIFEVKHGPYAPFKEEDFASWSPSAEDDKHKELMLWFRDAEGGQHWPGCGTR, translated from the coding sequence ATGAAAACCATCTCTATCGACGACCTCTCCAGCCTTAGCAGCCAAGCAGAACAATCCCCACGCAAGCGGATGAATCGTAACCTTCATTCCGAACTGTCCGACCCTATCCAGCGTTTAGCGATAGCAATGGAACCGGATACCTATATTCGCCCACATCGCCATCTCAAGACATGGGAGATTCTGACCCCGCTGCGGGGCCGGTTTGTCGTCTTGACCTTTGATGATGACGGCGTCGTCATCGATCGCGCAGTACTGGGTGAAGGTGCTTCCGTGGTTGAAATTCCGGCCGCGACATGGCATGCGGTCCTCTCTCTTGATACCGGTGGTGTCATCTTTGAAGTCAAACACGGCCCTTACGCTCCTTTCAAAGAGGAAGACTTCGCCTCCTGGTCGCCTTCCGCCGAGGACGACAAGCACAAGGAACTCATGCTTTGGTTCCGCGATGCCGAGGGCGGGCAACATTGGCCCGGTTGTGGGACTCGATGA